The genomic stretch CAACTGATCCCCGGCGACTACGTCGATGTGTTGCTGTACCTGCGCCAGGACGCCAGCAACCCGCAGCAGTCGGCGCAGACCGTCGTGCCGGCCCTGCGCGTGCTGGGCGTCGGCGAGCAGTACGGCCTGACCAACGACGGCCAACCCGCCTCGCCGGCCCTGGGCGCCGACGAAAAGCTCAAGCAGGACCAGCGCCGGGTCGCCGCGCGCACCGTGGTGCTGGCCGTGCCCGAACCCCTGCTGAGCCGGCTGATGCTCGCCACCCAGGTCGGCACCCTGCGCCTGGCGGTGCGCAGCAGCGAAGAACAGCGCCTGGCCAAGTACTGGGCCGGCGAACACGAGGCGCCGCAACACTTCGACGCCGCCGACAGCCAACTCTTCCAGTTCACCCAACTGGCCCTGGGCAGCGCGCCGAAACCGCCTCCCGGCGAACACCGCACGGGCAGCCCGCGGGCAGCGGTGGAGATCATCCGCGGCAACCAGATCACCCAACAAACCCCATGACTGAGCAAGGATCCAAGTGCATGCAGAGTCGCTTCCGGCCGACGTTCAAAAACGCGCTCACGGCCTTGCTGCTGACCGGGCTGTCGATGGACACCGCCCTGGCGGCCACCGGCAACTGCGCGAGCCTGGGCCGGTTGCCGCCGGTGATCGAGATCGGTGAAGGGTTGCAGCAGGACATGCAGTCGCCGGTGGCGATCACCCGCCTGGCCATCGGCGACCCGAAGATCGCCGACGTGCATGCCAATGGCAGTTCCTCGTTCCTGCTCACCGGCATGGCCCCCGGCGCCACCAGCCTGATGGTCTGGACCGCCTGCGCCAAAGAGCCGCGCCAGAGCATGGTGTTCGTCCAGGGCGCCGCCACCGCCGCCCTGACCAGCGCCGGC from Pseudomonas ekonensis encodes the following:
- the cpaB gene encoding Flp pilus assembly protein CpaB, whose product is MNSRVTLGLAALLMLGAIVVGYWGLVLSRQPAPVAEAPAAPAAPAATVEKTVAAAEDQARQPVVVLLHDVPPFTPLTAADLAIEKLRSAPAGSLATLEQAVGRMPWRHLSAGTWLNEDSFTAGGTLARMIHRDERALAVSVDEVIGAAGQLIPGDYVDVLLYLRQDASNPQQSAQTVVPALRVLGVGEQYGLTNDGQPASPALGADEKLKQDQRRVAARTVVLAVPEPLLSRLMLATQVGTLRLAVRSSEEQRLAKYWAGEHEAPQHFDAADSQLFQFTQLALGSAPKPPPGEHRTGSPRAAVEIIRGNQITQQTP